The following proteins are encoded in a genomic region of Enterocloster clostridioformis:
- the grdF gene encoding sarcosine reductase complex component B subunit beta yields MAKYKIVHYINQFFAGIGGEEKADYTPELREGVVGPGKGLKAALGEDYEIVSTVICGDNYFGENLDAATDTIIEMVKKCEPDVFVAGPAFNAGRYGVACGTICKAVEERLGIPVITGMYIENPGVDMFRKDLIIVETPNSAAGMPKVLPVMSALIKKMAAGAKILGPKEEGYIERGIRVNYFAEKRGSERALEMLVKKLKGEEYGTDLPMPKFDRVAPAEPVKDIKHAKIAVVTSGGIVPTGNPDHIESSNATKWGKYDITGMDRLSPDEFTTIHGGYDRQFAMANPNVVVPLDALRELEKAGEFGELVNYFCTTTGTGTATASAAKFGSEIGQMFIDEHVDAVILVSTUGTCTRCGATMVKGIEKYGIPVVHMATVVPISLTIGANRIIPGIGIPYPLGDPPQGEKDSYKLRLSMVRRALKALQTPVDGQTVFEK; encoded by the coding sequence ATGGCTAAATATAAAATAGTACATTATATTAACCAGTTCTTTGCCGGAATCGGCGGTGAAGAAAAAGCCGATTATACCCCTGAGCTTCGGGAAGGGGTCGTAGGACCAGGTAAGGGACTTAAGGCTGCACTGGGAGAGGATTATGAAATCGTATCAACCGTTATCTGCGGTGACAACTATTTCGGAGAGAATCTGGACGCTGCAACCGATACCATCATTGAGATGGTAAAGAAATGTGAGCCTGATGTATTCGTGGCAGGCCCCGCATTCAATGCTGGACGTTACGGCGTTGCCTGCGGTACCATCTGTAAGGCAGTGGAAGAGCGTCTGGGCATCCCGGTTATCACCGGTATGTATATCGAGAATCCAGGCGTGGATATGTTCCGCAAGGACCTTATCATTGTGGAAACACCTAACTCCGCAGCAGGTATGCCAAAGGTACTTCCTGTTATGTCAGCCCTCATTAAGAAGATGGCGGCAGGCGCTAAAATCCTTGGACCGAAGGAAGAAGGATACATCGAGAGAGGAATCCGCGTGAACTACTTCGCTGAGAAGAGAGGTTCTGAGCGTGCCCTTGAGATGCTGGTTAAGAAGTTAAAGGGCGAGGAATACGGCACAGACCTTCCTATGCCTAAGTTTGACAGAGTTGCGCCCGCTGAGCCTGTTAAGGATATTAAGCACGCAAAAATTGCAGTGGTTACCTCCGGCGGTATCGTGCCAACCGGCAACCCTGACCATATCGAGTCCTCCAACGCCACCAAGTGGGGCAAATACGACATCACCGGCATGGACCGTCTGTCGCCGGATGAGTTTACCACCATCCACGGCGGATATGACCGTCAGTTTGCCATGGCCAACCCCAACGTGGTAGTTCCGTTGGACGCATTAAGAGAACTGGAAAAAGCAGGCGAGTTCGGCGAGCTTGTGAACTACTTCTGCACTACTACCGGTACCGGAACAGCGACTGCTTCTGCAGCCAAGTTCGGCAGCGAGATTGGACAGATGTTTATTGATGAGCATGTGGATGCTGTTATCCTCGTCTCTACATGAGGTACCTGTACTCGTTGCGGTGCAACGATGGTTAAGGGTATCGAGAAGTACGGCATTCCGGTAGTTCACATGGCTACTGTAGTTCCGATTTCACTGACAATAGGCGCTAACCGTATTATTCCCGGTATAGGCATTCCTTATCCTCTGGGCGATCCGCCACAGGGCGAGAAGGACAGCTATAAGCTACGCTTATCCATGGTCAGAAGAGCTCTCAAAGCACTTCAGACACCAGTTGATGGCCAGACTGTGTTTGAGAAATAA